In Tachysurus vachellii isolate PV-2020 chromosome 1, HZAU_Pvac_v1, whole genome shotgun sequence, a genomic segment contains:
- the LOC132856228 gene encoding serine/threonine-protein kinase pim-1-like: MLMTPEGSLMYSVVFNLQHPREERHDTQWAVFKSQYSTGELLGEGGYGSVRAGVRKADGKQVAIKHVGKTMNDVFITIPGETHSLPREVALMKMVSKPSRCENVLELYEWFDMSDSYILVLERPSPCKDLHDFQNDHKGRLSEPLAKQIMRQLVQAARHCNDHGVLHRDIKAENILINTETLELKLIDFGCGYLLQDTPYKCYAGTWAYCPPEWLCEGLYLGVPATIWSLGVVLFDMVCGHLPFGCEDDIIDRNMRIAPGLSQGCRDLILWCLHRHPYVRPTFEEILSHEWFEELQKEVKDQHPLLESQITPWEVFESLYTPGDMLGEGGYGTVCAGYRNADGKQVAIKYVRKSPDDDFITIFGETRSLDWFEMSNCYISVLERPRPCMDVQK, encoded by the exons ATGCTGATGACCCCAGAAGGTAGCCtaatgtatagtgtggtgtTCAATCTCCAGCATCCACGTGAGGAACGCCATGATACACAATGGG CGGTGTTTAAGTCCCAGTACTCTACTGGAGAGCTGCTGGGTGAAGGAGGCTACGGGAGTGTCCGTGCAGGAGTCCGTAAGGCAGACGGTAAACAG GTTGCCATTAAACATGTGGGCAAGACGATGAATGACGTTTTCATCACCATT CCTGGAGAGACACACAGCCTTCCTCGAGAGGTTGCACTGATGAAAATGGTGTCCAAGCCATCACGGTGTGAGAACGTGTTGGAGCTGTACGAGTGGTTCGACATGTCAGACAGCTACATCTTGGTCTTGGAGCGACCCAGCCCCTGCAAAGACCTCCATGATTTCCAGAATGATCACAAAGGTCGACTGTCAGAACCTCTGGCGAAACAAATCATGCGTCAGTTGGTTCAGGCTGCTCGCCATTGCAATGACCATGGTGTCCTGCACCGTGACATCAAGGCAGAGAATATTCTCATAAACACAGAAACGCTGGAGCTAAAGCTGATAGACTTTGGCTGTGGGTATTTGCTGCAGGACACCCCCTACAAATGTTATGCAG GAACTTGGGCGTACTGCCCACCTGAGTGGTTATGTGAGGGACTATATTTGGGTGTTCCTGCTACCATCTGGAGCCTGGGAGTTGTTCTGTTTGACATGGTGTGTGGACACCTGCCCTTCGGTTGTGAGGATGACATCATTGATCGGAACATGCGAATCGCTCCCGGCTTGTCTCAAG GTTGCCGTGATCTGATCTTGTGGTGTCTACACCGACATCCTTACGTTCGTCCCACGTTCGAGGAAATCCTCAGCCacgaatggtttgaggaacttCAGAAGGAAGTCAAG gaCCAGCATCCTCTTCTGGAGAGCCAAATTACACCATGGG AGGTGTTTGAGTCACTGTACACTCCTGGAGATATGTTGGGTGAAGGAGGCTACGGGACAGTCTGTGCAGGATATCGTAATGCGGATGGCAAGCAG GTTGCAATTAAATACGTGAGAAAAAGTCCGGACGATGACTTCATCACCATT
- the LOC132855017 gene encoding protein transport protein Sec16B-like, producing the protein MRRTSLERLSPEDRGNYLPEGVNISFPGPLMSSKTQKKDVMSFIQRKSQECLQHVEEPNQKEAYFFWKLMELRCNQNGNTLLAEVAVLLFKNYRLLRKRLGVNNEDSWCLPLAKLLCSDNPKDQILDDVIQMGQDLDSKGLTHAAQLCYMVAMEELQILEGSSFELIGCDRQPISQSAMREAIEKTEVYEYVCWLTTGFAQPNFQSFKSYHAIRLYEFGLFDQAFEYCKTIATAIASFPQEISKTTMKLTIARHYTKGREKNQSGC; encoded by the exons ATGAGAAGAACTTCTCTGGAGCGTTTGTCACCAGAGGATAGAGGCAACTACCTGCCTGAAGGGGTAAACATCTCTTTTCCTGGCCCTCTGATGAG CAGTAAGACCCAGAAAAAGGACGTGATGAGTTTTATCCAGAGAAAATCCCAGGAGTGCCTACAGCATGTGGAGGAACCCAACCAAAAGGAAGCTTATTTCTTCTGGAAGCTTATGGAGCTGCGTTGCAACCAAAATGGA AACACACTGCTGGCTGAAGTCGCTGTGCTCCTGTTTAAGAACTACAGACTTCTGAGGAAACGG CTAGGGGTTAACAATGAAGATAGCTGGTGTCTTCCGCTGGCAAAACTTTTATGCTCCGACAACCCAAAAGACCAGATACTGGATGATGTGATTCAAATGGGACAAGACCTTG ACTCCAAAGGACTGACCCATGCTGCACAGCTGTGTTACATGGTTGCAATGGAGGAGCTGCAGATTTTAGAGGGATCCAGCTTCGAGCTCATCGGCTGTGACAG AcagccaatcagccaatcagccaTGAGGGAAGCAATTGAAAAAACTGAGGTATACGAATACGTATGTTGGCTGACCACGGGGTTCGCCCAGCCAAACTTCCAG AGCTTCAAGTCCTATCACGCCATCAGGCTATATGAGTTTGGCCTTTTCGACCAAGCCTTTGAGTACTGCAAGACCATCGCTACAGCAATTGCTTCCTTTCCACAAGAAATCTCAAAGACCACGATGAAACTGACCATTGCA AGACACTACACCAAGGGAAGGGAAAAGAACCAGAGTGGCTGCTAA